The genome window AATTACTCTAAATCCGCTCTGCATTCTTATCTCTTCTATATGACCATTTCTCATATTAAAATCAGCCAGTACTTCACCTAAAAATTCTTCAGGTACTGAAAGTTCTATTTTCATAATTGGTTCAAGCAAAACAGGAGATGCTTTCCTGCAGGCCTCTGTGAATGCTATTGAAGCAGCAATTTTGTAAGCAATCTCATTAGAATCCACAGGATGGGAAGAACCATCTACTAATTTAACTTTTATGTCCACAACAGGCACTCCTAGAAGCACACCACATTCCATTGCTTCATGAATACCTTCTTTTATGGAAGATATAAATTGAGCTGGTATTTTACTCTCATCCGTAAGATTTTCAAATACGAATTTTTCTCCTCTCTGTAACGGTTCTATTTTTAAAACAACATGTCCATAATGTCCTTTCTCTTTTTCTACCCCTTTCTTAATAAATTTACCTTCTCCAGTTGTTGCAGTAGTTATTGTTTCTCTATATGCAACTTCAGGTTTACCAACACGTATATTAAGTTTATACTCTCTTTTTAAACGTTCTGCTATAACCTCTATATGTAATTCTCCCATTCCCATAAGAATTGTTTGTCCTGTTTCTTCATCAACCCTGATTTTTATAGTAGGGTCTTCTTCCGATATTTTTAAAAGAGCATTGTATACCTTATCCTGTTCTGACTGCGTTTTGGGCTCTATGGATACATAGATTACAGGTTCAGGGAATTGCATTTTTTCAAAAAGCACAGGACTTTCATTGTCTGATATTGTATCACCTGTATAGCTTTTTTTAAGACCTGCAACTGCAACAATATCACCTGCTTTGGCTTCTTCTATTTCGTAGTATCTATCTGCATGAACCTCAAAAATTTTCATAATTCTTTCTTTCAAATTTCTTGTCCAGTTATATACACTATGCCCTCTTTTTAATATCCCTGAATATATCCTCGTATAAACAATTCTACCTTTATGCGGGTCATTATAAACTTTAAAGGCATACATAGAAAATTTTTCTTTTTCTGAAGGCATCCTTTCAACCTGTTCTCCATTCAGCGGATTTATTCCTTCTATTTTTCCTCTGTCTACAGGAGATGGTAGATAATCTACTATGGCATCCAGAAGTAGTAAAGTTCCTTTATTTCTAAGTGATGCACCACAGAAAACAGGAAAAAATTTACATTCAAGAGTTCCTTTTCTTATAGCATATTTTAATTCATCTATAGTTATATCTTTGCCGTCAAGATATTTTTCCATAATTTTTTCATCTACCTCAGATATTTTTTCAATAAGTATATTTCTGTAATTCAGGAATTCATCTTTTAATCTTTCAGGTATATCTTTTTTAA of bacterium contains these proteins:
- the fusA gene encoding elongation factor G, with translation MDIKKTRNIGIIAHIDAGKTTTTERLLFYTGKTYKIGEVDEGTAVMDWMDQEKERGITISAAATTCYWKNHKINIIDTPGHVDFTVEVERALRILDGVIAIFCGVGGVQPQSETVWRQSSKYNIPRLIYINKMDRTGADFFRVIKEIDQKLHSKPLILHLPVFSGDNFQGVIDIVESKSIYYPSEDERASLKKDIPERLKDEFLNYRNILIEKISEVDEKIMEKYLDGKDITIDELKYAIRKGTLECKFFPVFCGASLRNKGTLLLLDAIVDYLPSPVDRGKIEGINPLNGEQVERMPSEKEKFSMYAFKVYNDPHKGRIVYTRIYSGILKRGHSVYNWTRNLKERIMKIFEVHADRYYEIEEAKAGDIVAVAGLKKSYTGDTISDNESPVLFEKMQFPEPVIYVSIEPKTQSEQDKVYNALLKISEEDPTIKIRVDEETGQTILMGMGELHIEVIAERLKREYKLNIRVGKPEVAYRETITTATTGEGKFIKKGVEKEKGHYGHVVLKIEPLQRGEKFVFENLTDESKIPAQFISSIKEGIHEAMECGVLLGVPVVDIKVKLVDGSSHPVDSNEIAYKIAASIAFTEACRKASPVLLEPIMKIELSVPEEFLGEVLADFNMRNGHIEEIRMQSGFRVINGYVPLRTIFGYATTLRSLTQGRGSYIIEPLYYEIVPEIEMKKIIGR